The DNA sequence ATTCACTTGTATCCGAACATACTATTTTTGTGCCTTTTTAGGGATATAAGTCAAGAAAAATATTTTTAAAAAAACTTAATTTTTTACTTGACATTTCACCATAAGACTTTGTGCCCACTCCCTGTGGGCATGACTGTTTCCCCTGAAAATAGCGAATTAGTGAATTAGAGATTAGCGAATTAGTATAGTATCCACAGACTCGTATCCTCTGGTTTAGAACACATATTCCCCCTTAATAAAGGGGGTTAGGGGGTTGTCCTTCTCCCATTTTCATTGCCCTTTGTGAGCCTTGGTTCATGTCCGTTTCCCCTGAAAATAGACCAAAGACTAAAGACCAAAAGAGCCGACGGTCGCAAGTATATTCCCCCTTAATAAAGGGGCTCTTCTTTAATTCATGAACTCTTGGCTCCTCATAACAGGTTTCACGCTCTTAGAAAAAGGTATAACTTATGGCTATCAATATCCCTAAAAGAATTACTCCCAGAATCAGGCTTGAGGCAATAAGTTTTTTTTCTGCAGGAAGTAATGGCTCATATTCCATTTTCTGCATTTCTTCTGAAATTTTAAGTTCTTCTGCCATTTTAAAACACCTCGTTTAGATTTTTAGCCACTGAACTCACTGAATTTCAAACAATATTCTCTTCATCCTCTATATTACTGGCGGTTTTATGCCATGGAAAAATATCCAGGAGATAAATAGTCCGACCCAGATGATAAAACCAAAAAGACAGAGGACATAGACGGCAGTTAATTTCCCTATCCCTTCTTGCCAGAGTTGTCTGAAATTCGAGACTGCACCGATGGAAAAGAATGTCATCGCAAAGAATAGCTTGCGAAAGACATCACATTGTTCTGTTGTTTCTTTTAAGCCAGGGATAAGACCTGATGAAATAAGGCATAGTGCTAACATAACTAAGAATGTGACGCAATAACCAATCACAAATTTGGGAAACCTATGCCACATTTCAATAGGTTTAACCTTTTCACCTGGTTTTTTCTCTATGGCATATACCCAGACCAGTGCCAGAATAAATGCCCAAATACCAATAAAGATATCGATAAATATCTTGGTGGTAGTAGAGGTCATAAGTATCCAGCCTTCTTTATAATTAATACCTTGCAAGGCTAATACTTTCGCTCGGATAAAAGAATCGGTGATAGCACCACTGGCTACTGCCGCACCATCAGTTTTAACCGCTAATCCCATCCAGGCACCGGCAACCATTGGCTCTTTGTACAGAAATATCTGACTAAGAAAAGGTAAGAGTATCAATTCAATCACCGCAAAGACAACCACTAATGAGGAAACCATAATTGCTACCCTGGGTTTAGCTTTAATAGCCGCTCCGGTAGCTATAGCGGCTGAGACACCACAAATAGATATTCCTGAGGCAAGTGGTGCCACCCATTCTCGGCTGAATTTGAAATATTTTCGGGCAATAAAATAAACTACCGCCCAATAGAT is a window from the bacterium genome containing:
- a CDS encoding putative sulfate exporter family transporter, translated to MEGKTKNTLFSNEDWLAVWLGLFIFCLGLLKVCCGTDVLGWVVKNSVWMDLGKSFAAVSKTYTEMPPIISLVLTYLFLLVIMTIGAMGLGVSLKKFILSFTIVFGISFVCWTLGHYAYIAATPDQLQKFGIGWSCNLTGEAGLIIALLVGLCIGNFFPQVTNALKEGIKPEWYIKTAIVILGAGLGVKAVEALGLATSVIFRGFCAIVEAYLIYWAVVYFIARKYFKFSREWVAPLASGISICGVSAAIATGAAIKAKPRVAIMVSSLVVVFAVIELILLPFLSQIFLYKEPMVAGAWMGLAVKTDGAAVASGAITDSFIRAKVLALQGINYKEGWILMTSTTTKIFIDIFIGIWAFILALVWVYAIEKKPGEKVKPIEMWHRFPKFVIGYCVTFLVMLALCLISSGLIPGLKETTEQCDVFRKLFFAMTFFSIGAVSNFRQLWQEGIGKLTAVYVLCLFGFIIWVGLFISWIFFHGIKPPVI